The stretch of DNA GGAACCGTCAGTGGCGACCGAGCCCGTGATCCCGTCCGAGGGACGTGCCGTCCTGCACCTGTTTTTCCACGTGCGTCACGAGCTGACCGACGGCGCCGGAGGCGCAGCACGGGACTTCGCCGCTCGCGTCGACGCCTTCGACCAGCGCGAGGGCTGCCAGGTGCTGGCGTTCAGCGTGCTGGGCCAGAAGGCCGACATCGGGCTGATGGCCCTCGGCCCCGACCTCACCGAGCTCGACCGCTTCTCGGTCGACCTTGCGAGCTCGCCGCTCGGCCAGGTGCTCGTGCCGGCGGCGTCCTACCTGTCGCTGACCGAGACCAGCGAGTACACGTCGACCGAGGACGACGAGGCCGCCCGCCTCGTCGAGGAGGAGGGGCTCGTGGCGGGCTCCGAGGCGTACGAGACGGCACTGGCCGCGTTCCGCGAGCGGATGGCCACCTACGCACGCCACAAGCTCACTCCGCAGCTGCCCCACCGGAGAGTCATCAGCTTCTACCCGATGAGCAAGCGACGCGACCCCGACGCCAACTGGTACGCGCTGGACTTCGCCGCCCGCAAGGCGCTGATGGTCGGTCACGCCGACGTCGGACGCAGCTACCGCGGGCGCGTCCTGCAGCTCATCACCGGATCGGTCGGCCTGGACGACTGGGAGTGGGGTGTGACGCTGTTGGCCGACGACCCGGCTGCGATCAAGCGGATCGTCTACGACATGCGCTTCGACGAGGTCAGCGCACACTACGCCGAATTCGGCCCGTTCGTGACCGGGCTCGTGATGTCACCGATGGACCTGATGCACCACCTGCGGCTCACCGGCTGACGCGATCGCAGGTCCGGGCCCGCCACGCGTCGGGGGCGGAGGACCTCGCCGGACGCCATGGGAAAGAAGAAGCGCCCCGGCCTGGCCGGGACGCTGCAGGCCCGGTG from Euzebyales bacterium encodes:
- a CDS encoding chlorite dismutase family protein translates to MATEPVIPSEGRAVLHLFFHVRHELTDGAGGAARDFAARVDAFDQREGCQVLAFSVLGQKADIGLMALGPDLTELDRFSVDLASSPLGQVLVPAASYLSLTETSEYTSTEDDEAARLVEEEGLVAGSEAYETALAAFRERMATYARHKLTPQLPHRRVISFYPMSKRRDPDANWYALDFAARKALMVGHADVGRSYRGRVLQLITGSVGLDDWEWGVTLLADDPAAIKRIVYDMRFDEVSAHYAEFGPFVTGLVMSPMDLMHHLRLTG